One genomic region from Ptychodera flava strain L36383 chromosome 14, AS_Pfla_20210202, whole genome shotgun sequence encodes:
- the LOC139150227 gene encoding DNA polymerase eta-like — translation MDRVIALVDMDCFYVQVEQRRNPALKGKPCAVVQYKTWKGGGIIAVGYEARAHGVTRNMRGDEAKEKCPDIALVRVPENRGKADLTRYRNACVEVIEVLCKFSKSVERASVDEAYIDLSDEVHKRIERLENQQISIDMLPNTHIVDWNINEDTGVTDGNTGQTEPESAQDKRVAELFQWLDSYGNKEDKRLAIGGLIAEEMRAAVFQETGFRCSAGVAHNKVLAKLACGLHKPNQQTILPHRSVQKLYRTMPINKVRHFGGKLGQQLQDELGMQYMADIGKLTLKQLQSQLGDKTGAWLYEIGRGIEHEPVRPRQLTKSVGCGKNFPGKTSLATKQQVKHWLLQLSLEIEERLVTELDMNKRSAKLLTVSVRMVGTPPQSASRSFKLVSTNAESIARSALAVIQCFNVAGNHQGAWSPPILTLSLSASKFNDTNESSTQSATSTSSIGSFFTSRASSSSELDLPGPSQSIESRVAEKSGHGKKKKRNSIESFFAPSQKKLKTVDDGNELKTANDGSDNCMKGTGSVHSGDAANGGDCSEITSGSTSNVRRHGFFASKSKSDVCIGGEKPMSSSVSQQEDCVSNTVISTPNLDEDSDDGDLITYNFKTNAPTVASESISSDKQNNTGSTSDGGAALFPDDQDTGKHVTQDTKCDADVVECDKCGNMVSVWELPEHLDFHFAMDIQAQMNSQPPVHTNGVAPSVANVGKKLGASGKAGQNSKKKSKASTNSTLHSFFKRKTDTTF, via the exons ATGGATAGGGTGATTGCTCTCGTAGATATGGATTGTTTCTACGTTCAGGTCGAACAACGAAGGAATCCTGCCTTGAAGGGCAAACCTTGTGCAGTTGTACAGTACAAAACTTGGAAGGGTGGAGG GATCATAGCAGTTGGATATGAAGCTAGGGCACATGGAGTGACACGCAATATGAGAGGAGATGAAGCCAAGGAAAAATGTCCAGATATAGCATTGGTTCGCGTACCAGAAAACAGAGGCAAGGCAGATTTAACAAG GTACAGAAATGCGTGTGTAGAGGTGATTGAAGTGCTGTGTAAATTTAGCAAGAGTGTGGAGAGAGCAAGTGTTGATGAAGCCTACATTGACCTCAGTGATGAAGTGCATAAAAGGATTGAACGACTGGAAAATCAACAAATATCCATCGATATGTTGCCAAATACACACATCGTGGATTGGAATATCAATGAAGACACTGGTGTTACTGATGGAAATACTGGACAAACAGAACCTGAGAGTGCTCAAG ATAAAAGGGTAGCAGAATTATTTCAATGGTTAGACAGTTATGGCAATAAGGAAGACAAGCGATTGGCTATTGGTGGATTGATAGCGGAAGAAATGAGAGCAGCTGTATTTCAAGAGACTGGCTTCCGTTGCTCAGCTGGTGTGGCACACAATAAG GTGCTGGCAAAGTTAGCGTGTGGACTCCATAAACCCAACCAACAGACAATATTGCCACATAGATCTGTTCAAAAACTGTACAGAACCATGCCCATCAATAAAGT ACGTCATTTCGGAGGGAAACTTGGTCAGCAGTTGCAAGATGAACTTGGAATGCAGTACATGGCAGACATTGGGAAACTCACACTAAAACAGCTGCAGTCTCAACTTGGTGACAAAACAGG AGCATGGCTGTATGAGATTGGTCGGGGAATTGAGCATGAGCCGGTGAGGCCAAGACAGTTAACAAAGTCTGTCGGATGTGGCAAGAACTTCCCAGGGAAGACATCACTGGCAACAAAACAGCAG GTGAAACATTGGTTGCTTCAACTGTCATTAGAAATTGAAGAAAGACTGGTGACAGAGCTTGACATG AATAAACGTAGTGCAAAACTACTGACTGTGAGTGTACGGATGGTGGGAACACCGCCACAGAGTGCTTCAAGATCATTCAAGTTAGTTAGCACCAATGCAGAGAGTATAGCCCGTAGTGCATTGGCTGTCATTCAGTGTTTCAATGTAGCTGGAAATCACCAAGGAGCCTG GTCACCCCCAATTCTGACACTAAGTTTGTCAGCATCAAAGTTCAATGACACCAATGAAAGCAGCACACAATCTGCAACCAGTACTTCCAGCATAGGCAGCTTCTTCACCAGCCGTGCCTCTTCAAGCTCAGAACTTGATTTGCCAGGACCTTCACAGTCCATCGAGAGCAGAGTTGCTGAAAAGTCAGGACACGGtaaaaagaaaaagaggaaCAGTATTGAGTCATTCTTTGCGCCTTCTCAGAAGAAATTGAAAACGGTTGATGATGGTAATGAATTGAAAACGGCCAATGATGGTAGCGATAATTGTATGAAAGGCACTGGGAGTGTGCATTCAGGCGATGCTGCAAACGGAGGGGACTGTAGTGAAATTACAAGCGGCAGTACTAGCAATGTTAGAAGACATGGATTTTTTGCTTCAAAAAGTAAGTCAGATGTATGCATAGGAGGTGAGAAACCAATGTCAAGTTCAGTCAGTCAGCAAGAAGACTGCGTTTCGAACACAGTAATATCGACGCCTAACCTTGATGAAGATTCTGATGATGGTGACCTTATTACttacaattttaaaacaaatgcaCCAACTGTAGCCTCTGAGAGTATCAGCAGTGATAAACAGAATAACACCGGTAGTACAAGTGATGGAGGGGCTGCCCTGTTCCCAGATGATCAGGACACAGGAAAACATGTCACACAAGACACTAAATGTGATGCTGATGTTGTGGAATGTGACAAATGTGGCAATATGGTCTCAGTATGGGAACTGCCTGAACACTTGGACTTTCATTTTGCCATGGACATACAGGCACAAATGAACTCACAGCCACCAGTGCATACAAATGGtgtagcgccctcagtggcaaATGTAGGTAAGAAGCTCGGTGCAAGTGGAAAGGCAGGACAAAATTCGAAAAAGAAAAGTAAAGCGTCAACAAACAGTACATTGCATAgttttttcaagagaaaaactGACACTACATTTTAA